A portion of the Oryzias melastigma strain HK-1 linkage group LG1, ASM292280v2, whole genome shotgun sequence genome contains these proteins:
- the tk2 gene encoding thymidine kinase 2, mitochondrial isoform X1, producing the protein MRFPLTHFLIGVSPGSLPHHETFGWTSVLVGDAAAAGSSYTTTSLVQVLLAARGAVARCRRSAAEHEQGSPMCGGTSMATGSVCTSLIRRLIPAARKITTSSPVGTQGRARGGTRQMATGKLMSSRDGGPTVICVEGNIASGKTTCLEYFSRTSDIEVLLEPISSWRNVRGHNPLALMYQDPERWAITLQTYVQLSMLKQHLSPSSSSVRMMERSIFSAKHIFVENLFRSGKMPEVDHAVLSEWFDWITANMSLPVDLIVYLQTSPETCHERLKRRCREEEKVIPLEYLQSIHQLYEDWLFRQTLAPLLVIPADHDLQRMLQQYEAHREQILLTPKRPS; encoded by the exons ATGAGGTTTCCCCTAACTCACTTTCTCATTGGTGTTAGCCCAGGGAGCCTCCCTCACCACGAAACCTTTGGATGGACCTCGGTTCTCGTCGGagacgccgccgccgccggCAGCAGCTACACTACCACCAG TCTGGTGCAGGTTCTCCTCGCCGCGCGCGGCGCTGTTGCGCGATGTCGCCGTTCGGCAGCAGAGCACGAGCAAGGAAGCCCTATGTGTGGGGGGACCAGTATGGCGACAGGTTCTGTGTGCACGAGCCTCATCCGCCGCCTGATACCTGCCGCGCGGAAGATCACCACGAGCTCACCTGTCGGGACTCAAGGCAGAGCGCGCGGCGGCACGCGACAGATGGCTACAG GAAAGCTGATGTCCAGCAGAGATGGCGGCCCGACTGTG ATCTGTGTTGAGGGGAACATCGCCAGCGGGAAGACCACGTGTCTGGAGTACTTCAGCAGAACCAGTGACATCGAG GTTCTGCTAGAACCCATTTCTAGTTGGAGGAATGTGCGCGGACACAACCCCCTG GCTCTCATGTACCAGGACCCGGAGCGCTGGGCCATCACTCTGCAGACCTACGTCCAGCTCTCCATGCTGAAGCAGCATCTGTCTCCCAGC TCATCTTCTGTCAGGATGATGGAAAGGTCCATCTTCAGCGCCAAACACATCTTTGTGGAGAACCTCTTCAGAAG TGGGAAGATGCCAGAGGTGGACCATGCAGTTCTGAGCGAGTGGTTCGACTGGATCACAGCGAACATGTCTCTGCCGGTGGATCTGATCG TTTACCTGCAGACGTCTCCTGAGACCTGCCATGAGCGGCTGAAGAGGcgctgcagagaggaggagaaggtcATCCCTCTG GAGTACCTGCAGTCCATCCATCAGCTGTACGAAGACTGGCTCTTCAGGCAGACTCTGGCTCCGCTGTTG GTCATTCCTGCAGACCACGACCTGCAGCGAATGCTGCAACAGTATGAGGCGCACAGGGAGCAGATCCTCCTGACCCCAAAACGGCCCTCATGA
- the tk2 gene encoding thymidine kinase 2, mitochondrial isoform X2, with translation MCGGTSMATGSVCTSLIRRLIPAARKITTSSPVGTQGRARGGTRQMATGKLMSSRDGGPTVICVEGNIASGKTTCLEYFSRTSDIEVLLEPISSWRNVRGHNPLALMYQDPERWAITLQTYVQLSMLKQHLSPSSSSVRMMERSIFSAKHIFVENLFRSGKMPEVDHAVLSEWFDWITANMSLPVDLIVYLQTSPETCHERLKRRCREEEKVIPLEYLQSIHQLYEDWLFRQTLAPLLVIPADHDLQRMLQQYEAHREQILLTPKRPS, from the exons ATGTGTGGGGGGACCAGTATGGCGACAGGTTCTGTGTGCACGAGCCTCATCCGCCGCCTGATACCTGCCGCGCGGAAGATCACCACGAGCTCACCTGTCGGGACTCAAGGCAGAGCGCGCGGCGGCACGCGACAGATGGCTACAG GAAAGCTGATGTCCAGCAGAGATGGCGGCCCGACTGTG ATCTGTGTTGAGGGGAACATCGCCAGCGGGAAGACCACGTGTCTGGAGTACTTCAGCAGAACCAGTGACATCGAG GTTCTGCTAGAACCCATTTCTAGTTGGAGGAATGTGCGCGGACACAACCCCCTG GCTCTCATGTACCAGGACCCGGAGCGCTGGGCCATCACTCTGCAGACCTACGTCCAGCTCTCCATGCTGAAGCAGCATCTGTCTCCCAGC TCATCTTCTGTCAGGATGATGGAAAGGTCCATCTTCAGCGCCAAACACATCTTTGTGGAGAACCTCTTCAGAAG TGGGAAGATGCCAGAGGTGGACCATGCAGTTCTGAGCGAGTGGTTCGACTGGATCACAGCGAACATGTCTCTGCCGGTGGATCTGATCG TTTACCTGCAGACGTCTCCTGAGACCTGCCATGAGCGGCTGAAGAGGcgctgcagagaggaggagaaggtcATCCCTCTG GAGTACCTGCAGTCCATCCATCAGCTGTACGAAGACTGGCTCTTCAGGCAGACTCTGGCTCCGCTGTTG GTCATTCCTGCAGACCACGACCTGCAGCGAATGCTGCAACAGTATGAGGCGCACAGGGAGCAGATCCTCCTGACCCCAAAACGGCCCTCATGA